A part of Diceros bicornis minor isolate mBicDic1 chromosome 10, mDicBic1.mat.cur, whole genome shotgun sequence genomic DNA contains:
- the FKBP7 gene encoding peptidyl-prolyl cis-trans isomerase FKBP7 isoform X1, giving the protein MPATRRNSSAGRPPGASDTCKGSGGQLGPTPGIMHFLFRLIVFFYVWGIFTAQGQKKEESTEEVKIEVLHRPENCSKTSKKGDLLNAHYDGFLAKDGSKFYCSRSQNEGHPKWFVLGVGQVIKGLDIAMMDMCPGEKRKVIIPPSFAYGKEGYVEGKIPPDATLIFEIELYAVTKGPRSVETFKQIDMDNDRQLSKDEINHYLKKEFEKDEKPYDKSYQNAVLEDIFKKNDHDGDGFISSKEYNVYQHDEL; this is encoded by the exons ATGCCTGCCACGCGTCGGAACTCGTCTGCGGGGCGGCCCCCCGGCGCGAGTGACACGTGCAAGGGCAGCGGTGGTCAGCTGGGGCCCACTCCAGGAATCATGCATTTCTTATTCAGATTGATCGTTTTCTTTTACGTATGGGGCATTTTTACTGCTCAGGgacaaaagaaagaggagagcacagaggaagtgaaaataGAAGTTTTGCATCGTCCAGAAAACTGTTCTAAGACAAGCAAGAAGGGAGACCTGCTAAATGCCCATTACGACGGATTCTTGGCTAAAGACGGCTCGAAATTCTACTGCAG ccGGTCACAAAATGAAGGCCATCCCAAATGGTTTGTTCTTGGTGTTGGGCAAGTCATAAAAGGCCTAGACATTGCTATGATGGATATGTGCCCTGGAGAGAAGCGAAAAGTGATTATACCCCCTTCATTTGCATATGGAAAAGAAGGCTATG TGGAAGGCAAGATTCCACCTGATGCAACATTGATTTTTGAGATTGAACTTTATGCTGTGACCAAAGGACCACGAAGTGTTGAAACATTTAAGCAGATAGACATGGACAATGACAGGCAACTCTCTAAAGACGAG ATAAATCATTACCTgaaaaaggaatttgaaaaagaTGAGAAGCCATATGACAAGTCATATCAGAATGCGGTtttagaagatatttttaagaagaATGACCATGATGGTGATGGCTTCatttcttccaaggaatacaatgtGTATCAACATGACGAACTatag
- the FKBP7 gene encoding peptidyl-prolyl cis-trans isomerase FKBP7 isoform X2, whose protein sequence is MPATRRNSSAGRPPGASDTCKGSGGQLGPTPGIMHFLFRLIVFFYVWGIFTAQGQKKEESTEEVKIEVLHRPENCSKTSKKGDLLNAHYDGFLAKDGSKFYCSRSQNEGHPKWFVLGVGQVIKGLDIAMMDMCPGEKRKVIIPPSFAYGKEGYVEGKIPPDATLIFEIELYAVTKGPRSVETFKQIDMDNDRQLSKDEGISRI, encoded by the exons ATGCCTGCCACGCGTCGGAACTCGTCTGCGGGGCGGCCCCCCGGCGCGAGTGACACGTGCAAGGGCAGCGGTGGTCAGCTGGGGCCCACTCCAGGAATCATGCATTTCTTATTCAGATTGATCGTTTTCTTTTACGTATGGGGCATTTTTACTGCTCAGGgacaaaagaaagaggagagcacagaggaagtgaaaataGAAGTTTTGCATCGTCCAGAAAACTGTTCTAAGACAAGCAAGAAGGGAGACCTGCTAAATGCCCATTACGACGGATTCTTGGCTAAAGACGGCTCGAAATTCTACTGCAG ccGGTCACAAAATGAAGGCCATCCCAAATGGTTTGTTCTTGGTGTTGGGCAAGTCATAAAAGGCCTAGACATTGCTATGATGGATATGTGCCCTGGAGAGAAGCGAAAAGTGATTATACCCCCTTCATTTGCATATGGAAAAGAAGGCTATG TGGAAGGCAAGATTCCACCTGATGCAACATTGATTTTTGAGATTGAACTTTATGCTGTGACCAAAGGACCACGAAGTGTTGAAACATTTAAGCAGATAGACATGGACAATGACAGGCAACTCTCTAAAGACGAG GGCATTTCCAGGATCTAG
- the FKBP7 gene encoding peptidyl-prolyl cis-trans isomerase FKBP7 isoform X3 has translation MPATRRNSSAGRPPGASDTCKGSGGQLGPTPGIMHFLFRLIVFFYVWGIFTAQGQKKEESTEEVKIEVLHRPENCSKTSKKGDLLNAHYDGFLAKDGSKFYCSRSQNEGHPKWFVLGVGQVIKGLDIAMMDMCPGEKRKVIIPPSFAYGKEGYGSTRRSLSSAQYPCLMSQSTPACLKCM, from the exons ATGCCTGCCACGCGTCGGAACTCGTCTGCGGGGCGGCCCCCCGGCGCGAGTGACACGTGCAAGGGCAGCGGTGGTCAGCTGGGGCCCACTCCAGGAATCATGCATTTCTTATTCAGATTGATCGTTTTCTTTTACGTATGGGGCATTTTTACTGCTCAGGgacaaaagaaagaggagagcacagaggaagtgaaaataGAAGTTTTGCATCGTCCAGAAAACTGTTCTAAGACAAGCAAGAAGGGAGACCTGCTAAATGCCCATTACGACGGATTCTTGGCTAAAGACGGCTCGAAATTCTACTGCAG ccGGTCACAAAATGAAGGCCATCCCAAATGGTTTGTTCTTGGTGTTGGGCAAGTCATAAAAGGCCTAGACATTGCTATGATGGATATGTGCCCTGGAGAGAAGCGAAAAGTGATTATACCCCCTTCATTTGCATATGGAAAAGAAGGCTATG GTAGTACTAGAAGAAGTCTTTCCTCTGCGCAGTATCCTTGCCTCATGTCACAGAGCACTCCTGCATGTTTGAAATGCATGTGA
- the PLEKHA3 gene encoding pleckstrin homology domain-containing family A member 3 isoform X2: protein MEGVLYKWTNYLTGWQPRWFVLDNGILSYYDSQDDVCKGSKGSIKMAVCEIKVHSADNTRMELIIPGEQHFYMKAVNAAERQRWLVALGSSKACLTDTRTKKEKEISETSESLKTKMSELRLYCDLLMQQVHTIQEFVHHDEKHSSPSVENMNEASSLLSATCNTFITTLEECVKIANAKFKPEMFQLSHPDPLVSPVSPSPVQMMKRSISHPGSCSSERSSHSIKEPVSTLHRLSHRRRRTYSDTDSYNDIPHEDSDNDSQ, encoded by the exons ATGGAGGGGGTTCTGTACAAGTGGACCAACTATCTCACAG GTTGGCAGCCTCGTTGGTTTGTTTTAGATAATGGAATCTTGTCCTACTATGATTCACAAGATGATGTTTGCAAAGGGAGCAAAGGAAGTATAAAGATGGCAGTTTGTGAAATTAAAG TCCATTCAGCCGACAACACGAGAATGGAGTTAATCATTCCAGGAGAGCAGCATTTCTACATGAAGGCAGTGAATGCAGCTGAAAGACAGAGGTGGCTGGTTGCTCTGGGGAGCTCCAAAGCCTGTTTGACTGATACTaggactaaaaaagaaaaag AAATAAGTGAAACCAGTGAATCTCTGAAAACCAAAATGTCTGAACTTCGCCTCTACTGTGACCTCCTAATGCAGCAAGTTCATACGATCCAAGAATTTGTTCACCATGATGAGAAGCATTCATCTCCCAGTGTAGAG AATATGAATGAAGCCTCTTCGCTGCTTAGTGCCACATGTAACACATTCATCACAACCCTTGAGGAGTGTGTGAAGATAGCAAATGCCAAGTTTAAACCTGAGATGTTTCAGCTGTCCCATCCGGATCCCTTAGTTTCTCCTGTGTCACCTTCTCCTGTTCAAATG atGAAGCGTTCTATCAGCCACCCTGGTTCTTGCAGTTCAGAGAg GAGTAGCCACTCTATAAAAGAACCAGTGTCTACACTTCACCGACTCTCCCATCGACGCCGAAGAACCTACTCAGATACAGACTCTTATAATGATATTCCTCATGAAGACTCCGATA
- the PLEKHA3 gene encoding pleckstrin homology domain-containing family A member 3 isoform X1: MEGVLYKWTNYLTGWQPRWFVLDNGILSYYDSQDDVCKGSKGSIKMAVCEIKVHSADNTRMELIIPGEQHFYMKAVNAAERQRWLVALGSSKACLTDTRTKKEKEISETSESLKTKMSELRLYCDLLMQQVHTIQEFVHHDEKHSSPSVENMNEASSLLSATCNTFITTLEECVKIANAKFKPEMFQLSHPDPLVSPVSPSPVQMMKRSISHPGSCSSERSSHSIKEPVSTLHRLSHRRRRTYSDTDSYNDIPHEDSDRPVHCSRNTLNGDLASATIPEESRLMAKKKSELEDPLPSFSS, translated from the exons ATGGAGGGGGTTCTGTACAAGTGGACCAACTATCTCACAG GTTGGCAGCCTCGTTGGTTTGTTTTAGATAATGGAATCTTGTCCTACTATGATTCACAAGATGATGTTTGCAAAGGGAGCAAAGGAAGTATAAAGATGGCAGTTTGTGAAATTAAAG TCCATTCAGCCGACAACACGAGAATGGAGTTAATCATTCCAGGAGAGCAGCATTTCTACATGAAGGCAGTGAATGCAGCTGAAAGACAGAGGTGGCTGGTTGCTCTGGGGAGCTCCAAAGCCTGTTTGACTGATACTaggactaaaaaagaaaaag AAATAAGTGAAACCAGTGAATCTCTGAAAACCAAAATGTCTGAACTTCGCCTCTACTGTGACCTCCTAATGCAGCAAGTTCATACGATCCAAGAATTTGTTCACCATGATGAGAAGCATTCATCTCCCAGTGTAGAG AATATGAATGAAGCCTCTTCGCTGCTTAGTGCCACATGTAACACATTCATCACAACCCTTGAGGAGTGTGTGAAGATAGCAAATGCCAAGTTTAAACCTGAGATGTTTCAGCTGTCCCATCCGGATCCCTTAGTTTCTCCTGTGTCACCTTCTCCTGTTCAAATG atGAAGCGTTCTATCAGCCACCCTGGTTCTTGCAGTTCAGAGAg GAGTAGCCACTCTATAAAAGAACCAGTGTCTACACTTCACCGACTCTCCCATCGACGCCGAAGAACCTACTCAGATACAGACTCTTATAATGATATTCCTCATGAAGACTCCGATA GACCTGTTCACTGTTCAAGAAATACACTTAATGGAGATCTGGCTTCAGCAACCATTCCTGAAGAAAGCAGACTTATGgccaaaaaaaaatctgaattggAAGATCCTCttccatccttctcttcctga